A genomic stretch from Kribbella amoyensis includes:
- a CDS encoding alpha/beta hydrolase, producing MTTNPPDADATPAAQKPTIVLIHGLWLTPLSWEGWQQRFESKGYTVLAPAWPGLEGTVEEVRLNTFRYERLGVKEITDHYDRIIRGLDAPPIIMGHSFGGLITQLLLDRGLGASAVAISPAQIHGVYVLPVAQAKVASVALKNPANRHRTVMLTPEEFHYGFTNTRTLEESRPIYDRLAVPGPGRPLFEAALANFTPHAVTRVNRHNSSRAPLLFLANGKDHTVPAVSTRAAYKIQKKTGALTELKEYPDRSHSTFSQDGWEEVADYSLDWAVRNART from the coding sequence ATGACCACGAACCCACCCGACGCCGACGCCACCCCGGCGGCGCAGAAGCCGACCATCGTCCTCATTCACGGTCTTTGGCTCACGCCGCTCAGCTGGGAAGGCTGGCAGCAGCGCTTCGAGTCGAAGGGGTACACCGTGCTCGCACCGGCCTGGCCGGGGCTCGAGGGGACGGTGGAGGAGGTTCGCCTGAACACCTTCAGGTACGAGCGGCTCGGGGTCAAGGAGATCACCGACCACTACGACCGGATCATCCGCGGTCTCGATGCCCCGCCGATCATCATGGGCCACTCGTTCGGTGGCCTCATCACGCAGCTCCTGCTGGATCGCGGCCTCGGCGCCTCGGCCGTGGCGATCAGCCCGGCGCAGATCCACGGCGTGTACGTGCTGCCCGTCGCCCAGGCCAAGGTCGCGTCGGTGGCGCTGAAGAACCCGGCCAATCGCCACCGGACCGTGATGCTCACGCCGGAGGAGTTCCACTACGGCTTCACCAACACGCGCACGCTCGAGGAGTCGAGGCCGATCTACGACAGGCTCGCGGTACCGGGGCCGGGGCGCCCGCTCTTCGAGGCGGCGCTTGCGAACTTCACGCCCCACGCGGTGACGAGGGTCAACCGGCACAACTCGAGCCGCGCGCCGCTGCTGTTCCTGGCCAATGGCAAGGACCACACCGTGCCCGCGGTCTCGACCCGCGCCGCCTACAAGATCCAGAAGAAGACCGGCGCGCTCACCGAGCTCAAGGAGTACCCCGACCGTTCCCACTCCACCTTCTCCCAGGACGGCTGGGAGGAGGTGGCGGACTACTCGCTCGACTGGGCGGTGCGCAACGCAAGAACCTAG
- a CDS encoding nucleotidyltransferase domain-containing protein, producing the protein MDVPSLHSRFLSEALPRIRQDARVAGVAITGSIVGGRPDVYSDVDLILVIDDEAYDAVMRERLVLIGSWASLVAGFTGEHVGEPRLIITLVGPPLLHVDFKFVRASDFAERTEDPEILWDRDAALAGALARQPPVTAAFDLQWIEDRFWIWVHYGATKLGRGELFETISFLTYLRETVLGTLAARRVGAIPRGVRHLEAIAPEEARDLQATLCGYDRHEAERALLATVDLYRRWSDADGAIVERRHRAEKLAMQYLHDVIDQDR; encoded by the coding sequence ATGGACGTCCCCTCCCTGCACAGTCGGTTCCTCAGCGAGGCGCTTCCTCGGATCCGGCAGGATGCGCGCGTGGCCGGCGTGGCGATCACCGGGTCCATCGTGGGAGGCCGCCCCGATGTCTACTCGGACGTGGACCTGATCCTGGTCATCGATGACGAGGCGTACGACGCGGTCATGCGGGAACGGCTCGTGCTGATCGGCTCCTGGGCCTCCCTGGTGGCCGGATTCACCGGGGAGCATGTCGGCGAGCCACGCCTGATCATCACGCTCGTCGGGCCGCCTCTCCTGCACGTCGACTTCAAGTTCGTCCGTGCTTCCGACTTCGCCGAGCGGACCGAGGACCCGGAGATCCTGTGGGACCGGGACGCCGCCCTGGCCGGCGCCCTCGCCCGGCAGCCGCCAGTCACTGCGGCGTTCGACCTCCAATGGATCGAGGACCGGTTCTGGATCTGGGTGCACTACGGCGCGACGAAGCTCGGCCGCGGCGAGCTGTTCGAGACCATCAGCTTCCTCACCTACCTGCGCGAGACTGTGCTCGGCACTCTGGCCGCCCGCCGGGTGGGCGCGATCCCCCGTGGCGTACGCCACCTGGAGGCCATCGCGCCCGAAGAGGCGCGCGACCTTCAGGCGACGCTGTGCGGCTACGACCGCCACGAAGCCGAACGGGCGCTCCTCGCGACCGTCGATCTCTACCGCCGATGGTCCGATGCCGATGGAGCGATCGTTGAACGGCGCCACCGCGCCGAGAAGCTCGCCATGCAGTACCTCCACGACGTCATCGATCAAGACCGCTGA
- a CDS encoding glycerol dehydrogenase translates to MSNTVRTVISPGRYVQGKGAIHTIGEYLAQLGSTPLFVADDLVWGLVGHDIEASLKSASLPFQREQFRGIPSAKEVERLVTAIKDAKADIVVAAGGGSTIDAVKAAGHLAGIRWANVPTVASTDAPCSALSVIYTEDGEFEEYRFFPRNPDLVLVDSQVVANAPVSLLVAGVGDALATWLEARATARSGSKTMAGGLPTVTGTALAELSWQVLWDNALPAIDAVRDHQVTPAVEKVIEANTLLSGLGFESGGLAAAHAIHNGLTAVGATHGLAHGQKVNIGSVTQLVLEGAPTSDIREFIEFTTRVGLPNTLTEVGLRADDLDSLRIVAAAATVPGETIHSMPFDVASDDVVSALASIERFAVQVRADAGLPAPVPYVAGH, encoded by the coding sequence ATGTCGAATACCGTTCGCACTGTCATCAGCCCAGGTCGCTACGTACAAGGCAAGGGTGCCATTCATACGATCGGTGAATACCTTGCGCAGCTGGGCTCGACCCCGCTCTTCGTCGCCGACGATCTCGTCTGGGGCCTCGTCGGGCACGACATCGAGGCGTCACTCAAGAGCGCCAGCTTGCCGTTTCAGCGTGAGCAGTTCCGTGGCATCCCCAGTGCCAAGGAGGTTGAGCGGCTGGTCACCGCGATCAAGGACGCCAAGGCCGACATCGTCGTGGCCGCAGGCGGCGGCAGCACGATCGACGCTGTCAAGGCCGCCGGGCACCTGGCCGGCATCCGTTGGGCCAACGTGCCGACAGTCGCTTCGACCGATGCGCCGTGCAGCGCGTTGTCGGTCATCTACACCGAGGACGGCGAGTTCGAGGAGTACCGCTTCTTTCCCCGGAACCCCGACCTCGTGCTCGTCGACTCCCAGGTCGTCGCCAACGCGCCGGTCTCGCTCCTGGTCGCCGGCGTCGGCGACGCGCTGGCCACCTGGCTCGAGGCGCGTGCTACCGCGCGGTCGGGCTCGAAGACGATGGCCGGGGGACTGCCCACCGTCACCGGAACGGCTCTAGCCGAGCTGAGTTGGCAGGTCCTTTGGGATAACGCGCTCCCGGCCATCGACGCGGTACGGGACCATCAGGTGACGCCCGCCGTGGAGAAGGTCATCGAGGCCAACACGCTGCTCTCCGGGCTCGGCTTCGAGTCCGGTGGCCTCGCCGCGGCGCACGCGATCCACAACGGCTTGACCGCTGTCGGCGCCACGCACGGTCTGGCGCACGGACAGAAGGTCAACATCGGCTCGGTCACCCAGCTCGTTCTCGAGGGCGCGCCGACCAGCGACATCCGCGAGTTCATCGAGTTCACCACGCGGGTCGGGCTGCCGAACACACTCACCGAGGTCGGACTCCGAGCCGACGATCTCGACTCGCTGCGTATTGTGGCCGCCGCCGCGACCGTGCCTGGCGAGACGATCCACTCGATGCCGTTCGACGTCGCCAGCGACGACGTCGTGAGTGCGCTCGCCTCGATCGAGCGGTTCGCCGTCCAGGTTCGTGCCGACGCCGGTCTGCCGGCCCCGGTCCCTTACGTGGCAGGTCACTGA
- a CDS encoding IS481 family transposase, which translates to MLRELSVVEQRYQAVLAVVEDRLSVTEAAAKVGVSRQTLHNWLRRYAEQGLDGLADRSHRPVSCPHQMAAEVEVRLVELRQLHPAWGPDRLLYRLGRDGVEPLPSRAAVGRALARLGLVAPGRRRRSRDRVYRRWERGRPMELWQFDVMGGVLLNDGRELKAVTGVDDHSRFCVAAGLVERASTRPVCAVFAAALGRHGIPTQVLTDNGKVFTGRYNSRPVEVLFDRICRENGIEHILTAPRSPTTTGKIERFHGTLRRECLAGRTFASIAQAQAVIDAWVHEYNTDRPHQSIGRCTPAERFATRATDPGPALDLTALADRRTGTDWITRRVASNGVVCVAWQQVSVGKHRYGELVDVHVTDRILEFWSGNDLLRTVVRESRGEIRKKRAAKPAST; encoded by the coding sequence ATGCTTCGGGAGCTCAGCGTGGTCGAGCAGCGATATCAGGCAGTTCTTGCGGTCGTCGAGGACCGGTTGTCGGTGACCGAGGCGGCGGCGAAGGTCGGGGTTTCGCGGCAGACGCTGCACAACTGGTTGCGCCGGTATGCCGAGCAGGGTCTGGATGGTTTGGCTGACCGGTCGCACCGCCCGGTGTCGTGTCCGCATCAGATGGCCGCCGAGGTCGAGGTGCGGCTGGTCGAACTGCGGCAGCTACATCCGGCCTGGGGTCCGGATCGGCTGCTGTATCGGTTGGGGCGCGACGGGGTGGAGCCGCTGCCGTCGCGGGCGGCGGTGGGCCGGGCGTTGGCCCGGCTGGGGCTGGTGGCCCCCGGGCGGCGGCGCCGTAGCCGGGACAGGGTGTATCGGCGCTGGGAGCGGGGCCGGCCGATGGAGCTGTGGCAGTTCGACGTGATGGGCGGCGTCTTGCTCAACGACGGTCGGGAACTGAAGGCGGTGACCGGCGTCGATGATCACTCGCGGTTCTGTGTCGCGGCCGGGCTGGTGGAACGGGCCTCGACCCGCCCGGTCTGCGCGGTGTTCGCGGCCGCGCTGGGCCGTCACGGGATCCCGACCCAGGTCCTGACCGACAACGGCAAGGTCTTCACCGGCAGGTACAACAGCCGTCCGGTGGAGGTGTTGTTCGACCGGATCTGCCGCGAGAACGGGATCGAACACATCCTGACCGCGCCGCGGTCACCGACCACGACCGGGAAGATCGAACGCTTCCACGGCACCTTGCGCCGCGAATGCCTGGCCGGGCGGACCTTCGCCTCGATCGCCCAGGCGCAGGCGGTGATCGACGCCTGGGTGCACGAGTACAACACCGACCGGCCACACCAATCGATCGGCCGCTGCACGCCGGCCGAACGCTTCGCCACCCGCGCCACCGACCCCGGCCCCGCCCTCGACCTGACCGCCCTGGCCGACCGACGCACCGGCACCGACTGGATCACCCGGCGCGTCGCCTCCAACGGCGTCGTCTGCGTCGCCTGGCAACAGGTCTCCGTCGGCAAACACCGCTACGGCGAACTCGTCGACGTCCATGTCACCGACCGAATCCTCGAGTTCTGGTCCGGCAACGACCTCCTCCGCACCGTCGTCCGCGAATCGAGAGGAGAAATCCGTAAGAAGCGGGCCGCCAAACCCGCCTCAACCTAA
- a CDS encoding formylglycine-generating enzyme family protein: MDPHLDVTTRLVGPGRVTLSDRRTEQAWTVELAAYRLAVHPVTQAEYAAVTGDRPSASDGGRLPVESVSWWDAVRYCNALSEQAGLVPAYELAADDVRWDRAADGYRLPTEAEWEYACRAGTTGARYGRLDDIAWYRANSGERVHEVGGKQPNEWGFHDLLGTVWEWCWDLYDPDVYGSYRVLRGGGWYDEHWSCRASVRRRSHPTLAIDDVGFRVARTA; this comes from the coding sequence ATGGACCCCCACCTGGACGTCACCACGCGTCTCGTCGGACCCGGCCGCGTGACGTTGTCGGACCGGCGGACCGAGCAGGCCTGGACGGTCGAGCTCGCGGCGTACCGGCTGGCCGTCCATCCGGTGACACAGGCCGAGTACGCCGCGGTGACGGGTGATCGGCCGAGTGCGTCGGACGGTGGGCGATTGCCGGTCGAGTCGGTGTCGTGGTGGGACGCGGTCCGGTACTGCAATGCGCTGTCCGAGCAGGCCGGCCTGGTCCCGGCGTACGAGCTGGCGGCCGACGATGTCAGGTGGGATCGGGCGGCCGACGGGTACCGGTTGCCCACCGAGGCCGAGTGGGAGTACGCCTGCCGGGCCGGGACGACGGGGGCGCGGTACGGCCGGCTCGACGACATCGCATGGTACCGGGCGAACTCCGGTGAGCGCGTGCACGAGGTCGGTGGGAAGCAGCCGAATGAGTGGGGATTCCACGATCTCCTCGGCACCGTGTGGGAGTGGTGCTGGGACCTGTACGACCCCGACGTGTACGGCAGCTACCGCGTCCTGCGTGGCGGCGGGTGGTACGACGAGCACTGGAGTTGCCGTGCATCGGTGCGGCGGCGGAGTCACCCGACCCTGGCGATCGACGATGTCGGGTTCCGGGTCGCGCGCACCGCCTGA
- a CDS encoding SpoIIE family protein phosphatase, producing MAGTEPEDAERPATVGSLYDQLPVLLMGLEGPELRMVAPNPAALANLGGRDAIGRSVREVFPEAEGQTYFERLEDVLRTGEPYTGTEWRIQLPTADGGFVERYMTFVLSPWRYPDGRIRGVAAVAQDVTEYVLEQRQAELDAEGFRRQILAAREIAGTLQQALLPTGLPVVPGLDIDARYLLAEADNAAGGDWYDAIPLPGGRVGLVIGDVVGHGVRAAAAMGQLRAVLRAFLLETADPLAAVERLDRFATTTRATTTATVCVAVIDPSSGALTYCSAGHPPPMVVPGDGGAARFLFAPGSRPLASSGEYVSVSEHLDLGDVLLLYSDGLVERPARTAKQATVDLLSAATQTAAGKAFALPGPARTSARVAEQTMELITRVTGHSDDVTLLVAHRCPPIEPLHREGTATTRTVGGWRVELDRWLHELEIDFATMIGLEHAVLEVTSNVVEHAYAGEAGPVALDVRLTTDGVVRVTVADQGTWRQPGERPGGRGLAMAGSMVERLTVDHGETGTEVVIEQRVSRPGRTSRVAARPVRGPGHGFTVAVDGPTVAVSGPVDIGSAAELNRVLRRVARHAVRPVTVDLGNVTHLASAGVQVLFDAVARAGSNGNRIILQAPAGSPAHHVMVLTALPHTTMNGSG from the coding sequence ATGGCCGGAACCGAACCGGAGGACGCCGAGCGACCGGCGACCGTGGGGTCCCTCTACGACCAGCTGCCGGTGCTGCTGATGGGCCTGGAGGGACCCGAGCTGAGAATGGTCGCGCCGAATCCGGCGGCACTCGCCAACCTGGGCGGCCGGGACGCGATCGGCCGCTCGGTCCGCGAGGTGTTCCCGGAGGCGGAGGGGCAGACGTACTTCGAGCGGCTCGAGGACGTCCTGCGGACCGGCGAGCCGTACACCGGGACCGAGTGGCGGATCCAGCTCCCCACCGCCGACGGCGGGTTCGTCGAGCGGTACATGACCTTCGTCCTCAGTCCGTGGCGGTACCCCGACGGGCGGATCCGGGGCGTGGCCGCGGTCGCACAGGACGTCACCGAGTACGTGCTGGAGCAGCGGCAGGCGGAGTTGGACGCCGAGGGGTTCCGGCGGCAGATCCTGGCCGCTCGCGAGATCGCGGGCACCCTGCAGCAGGCGTTGTTGCCGACCGGGCTGCCCGTGGTTCCCGGGCTCGACATCGACGCGCGGTACCTGCTCGCCGAGGCGGACAACGCGGCGGGCGGCGACTGGTACGACGCGATCCCGCTGCCCGGCGGCCGGGTCGGTCTGGTGATCGGGGACGTGGTCGGTCACGGAGTGCGAGCGGCTGCCGCGATGGGCCAGCTCCGCGCCGTACTGCGCGCGTTCCTGCTGGAGACCGCGGATCCGTTGGCCGCGGTGGAACGGCTGGACCGGTTCGCCACCACGACCCGCGCGACGACCACCGCGACCGTCTGCGTCGCCGTGATCGACCCGAGCAGCGGCGCCCTCACGTACTGCTCCGCCGGGCATCCGCCTCCGATGGTGGTCCCGGGGGACGGCGGTGCCGCCCGCTTCCTCTTCGCACCGGGGAGCCGGCCGCTGGCGTCGTCCGGTGAGTACGTGTCCGTCAGTGAGCACCTGGACCTCGGGGACGTCCTCCTGCTCTACAGCGACGGCCTGGTCGAGCGGCCGGCGCGTACGGCGAAGCAGGCGACCGTGGACCTACTCAGCGCGGCCACCCAGACGGCGGCCGGTAAGGCGTTCGCCTTGCCGGGGCCCGCTCGGACCAGTGCGCGCGTCGCAGAGCAGACGATGGAGCTGATCACCCGAGTCACCGGGCACAGCGATGACGTCACCCTGCTCGTCGCGCACCGCTGTCCGCCGATCGAGCCGCTGCATCGTGAAGGAACGGCGACCACGCGGACGGTCGGGGGCTGGCGGGTCGAGCTGGATCGGTGGCTGCACGAACTGGAGATCGACTTCGCCACGATGATCGGGCTGGAGCACGCGGTCCTCGAGGTGACCTCGAACGTGGTCGAGCACGCGTACGCGGGCGAAGCGGGACCCGTAGCGCTCGACGTCCGGCTCACCACCGACGGGGTGGTCCGCGTAACGGTGGCGGACCAGGGGACCTGGCGGCAGCCGGGGGAGCGGCCCGGGGGACGCGGGTTGGCGATGGCCGGGTCGATGGTCGAGCGACTCACCGTCGACCACGGAGAGACCGGGACCGAGGTCGTCATCGAGCAACGGGTGAGCCGTCCGGGCCGGACGAGCCGGGTCGCGGCCAGGCCGGTGCGGGGACCGGGCCACGGCTTCACCGTCGCCGTCGACGGACCGACGGTGGCGGTGAGCGGGCCGGTCGACATCGGCAGCGCCGCCGAGCTGAACCGGGTCCTGCGCCGCGTCGCACGGCACGCCGTCCGTCCGGTGACCGTTGACCTAGGCAACGTTACGCACCTGGCCAGCGCCGGGGTCCAGGTGCTGTTCGACGCCGTCGCCCGGGCCGGGAGCAACGGGAACAGGATCATCCTGCAGGCGCCGGCGGGCAGCCCGGCGCATCACGTGATGGTGCTGACCGCCTTGCCGCACACGACGATGAACGGCTCCGGCTAG
- a CDS encoding GAF and ANTAR domain-containing protein codes for MTLTRKDPLSPTQLAQLAADLHACPDQTHTETAAVEAAAALLGSPVGLVMTHRRQPVAVTATDPGLHAANLEQIRLGEGPALDVLLRQANQPTAADLVVDSPWPAWSPAAIELGWRSVLGARLTSRNKHVIGALIVADPRPDMFGPATIRATGLLAAHVTVALDAARILDNLELASDSHGLVGRAVGILMERFNLDSEQAFTVLRRYSQDTQTKLNQVAAHLVDTRQLPDDHVPRTRAGWPNSRPPD; via the coding sequence ATGACGCTCACACGGAAAGACCCGCTGTCGCCGACCCAACTGGCGCAGCTGGCCGCCGACCTGCACGCCTGTCCCGATCAGACCCACACCGAAACCGCCGCCGTCGAAGCGGCGGCCGCCTTGCTCGGCTCACCGGTCGGGCTGGTGATGACCCACCGGCGACAACCGGTTGCCGTCACGGCGACCGACCCTGGCCTGCACGCGGCGAACCTCGAGCAGATCCGGCTCGGCGAAGGCCCCGCACTCGATGTCCTGCTGCGCCAGGCCAACCAACCGACCGCGGCCGACCTGGTCGTCGACTCACCGTGGCCGGCCTGGTCACCGGCGGCGATCGAGCTCGGCTGGCGCAGCGTGCTCGGCGCCCGCCTGACCAGCCGGAACAAACACGTGATCGGGGCGCTGATCGTCGCCGATCCCCGGCCGGACATGTTCGGCCCGGCCACGATCCGCGCGACCGGGCTGCTCGCCGCGCACGTCACGGTCGCGCTGGACGCCGCCCGGATCCTCGACAACCTCGAGCTCGCCAGTGACAGCCACGGCCTGGTCGGGCGCGCGGTGGGCATCCTGATGGAGCGGTTCAACCTGGACAGCGAGCAGGCGTTCACCGTGCTGCGCAGGTACTCGCAGGACACCCAGACGAAGCTCAACCAGGTCGCGGCCCACCTCGTCGACACCCGACAACTCCCCGACGACCACGTACCGCGGACCCGCGCCGGCTGGCCCAACAGCAGACCACCGGACTAG
- a CDS encoding exodeoxyribonuclease III, whose amino-acid sequence MRVATWNVNSVKQRMPRLLGWLDERQPDVVCLQETKLADDAFTALLGAELTARGYETALSGEVQWNGVALLSKVGLEDVVTGVAGAPGFPKPEARAVAATCGGIRVHSLYVPNGRVPDSDHYQYKLAWLAALTEVVGAGPSEQIVCGDMNIAPTDADVFDPAAYVGSTHVTGPERKALTELMASAGLHDVVRDRWPDERVFSYWDYRAGMFHQDLGMRIDLMLASDPVAGRVKAAWIDRKARKGTGPSDHAPVIVDLDVAPDGDLGPVVPPPSAPRTTRKRTTKLPQNR is encoded by the coding sequence GTGCGAGTAGCGACCTGGAATGTGAATTCGGTGAAGCAGCGGATGCCGCGGTTGCTCGGGTGGTTGGACGAGCGGCAGCCGGATGTCGTCTGCCTGCAGGAGACGAAGCTCGCCGACGACGCGTTCACCGCGTTGCTCGGAGCGGAGCTCACCGCGCGCGGGTACGAGACAGCGTTGTCCGGCGAGGTCCAGTGGAACGGCGTCGCCCTGTTGTCCAAGGTCGGGCTGGAGGACGTCGTCACCGGGGTCGCCGGTGCGCCGGGATTCCCGAAGCCGGAGGCGCGGGCGGTCGCGGCGACGTGTGGCGGGATCCGCGTGCACTCCCTCTACGTACCGAACGGGCGCGTGCCGGACTCGGACCACTACCAGTACAAGCTCGCCTGGCTCGCCGCGTTGACCGAGGTCGTCGGCGCCGGACCGAGCGAGCAGATCGTCTGTGGCGACATGAACATCGCACCCACCGACGCGGACGTGTTCGACCCGGCCGCGTACGTCGGGTCGACGCACGTCACCGGGCCGGAGCGGAAGGCGCTGACCGAGCTGATGGCGAGCGCCGGACTGCATGACGTCGTCCGCGACCGGTGGCCGGACGAGCGGGTCTTCAGCTACTGGGACTACCGCGCCGGCATGTTCCACCAGGACCTCGGGATGCGGATCGACCTGATGCTCGCGTCGGACCCGGTGGCCGGGCGGGTCAAGGCAGCGTGGATCGATCGCAAGGCCCGCAAGGGCACCGGACCGAGCGACCACGCGCCCGTGATCGTCGATCTCGACGTCGCTCCCGACGGCGACCTCGGTCCGGTCGTACCACCCCCGTCGGCGCCGCGGACCACGCGTAAGCGCACCACCAAGCTCCCGCAGAACCGCTGA
- a CDS encoding mycothiol transferase: MNTSEVLADAFGRIQEVVHEVADGLADDLVGTRPDDRGNSIGWLLWHLTRIQDDHLADAGGYEQVITADGWHERLGLPFDAADTGYGHTADQVAAVTTPIAVLVGYYDAVHARTLEYLKGLTDQDLDRVVDTRWNPPVTLGVRLISVISDDLQHAGQAAYVKGLIS, translated from the coding sequence ATGAACACCAGCGAAGTGCTGGCCGACGCGTTCGGCCGGATCCAGGAGGTCGTGCACGAGGTCGCCGACGGGCTCGCCGACGACCTGGTGGGCACCCGGCCGGACGACCGGGGCAACTCGATCGGCTGGTTGCTCTGGCACCTGACCCGGATCCAGGACGACCACCTCGCCGACGCCGGAGGGTACGAGCAGGTGATCACGGCCGACGGCTGGCACGAGCGACTCGGGCTGCCGTTCGACGCGGCCGACACCGGGTACGGCCACACCGCCGACCAGGTCGCCGCGGTCACCACCCCGATCGCCGTGCTCGTCGGGTACTACGACGCCGTGCACGCACGCACCCTGGAGTACCTGAAGGGCCTGACCGACCAGGATCTCGACCGGGTCGTCGACACCCGGTGGAATCCGCCGGTCACGTTGGGGGTGCGGCTGATCAGCGTGATCTCCGACGACCTGCAGCACGCGGGTCAGGCGGCGTACGTCAAGGGACTGATCAGCTGA
- a CDS encoding aldo/keto reductase: MEYRTLGTSGAVVSTYALGTMTFGHETDEDGSHAQLDRYVEAGGTLIDTADVYSAGVSEEIVGRWLAKSSARDGVVLATKGRFPTGDGANDVGTSRRHLRRALDASLQRLGVDHVDLYQLHAWDPVTPLQETLSFLEDAVRDGKIAYGGLSNFTGWQLQKACGLIEKYGWSPLVTLQPQYNLLVREIEWEIVPAAQDNGLGLLPWSPLGGGWLTGKYSFDEAPTGATRLGENPERGVEAWARRNKNERVRAVVETVRKIAAERGISMAQVALAWLVDRPAVTSVILGARTLDQLNDNLAAADLHLTDDERTHLDAASDPGAADYPYGGPGVAQRDRPVTGGRG, encoded by the coding sequence GTGGAATACCGCACCCTGGGCACGAGCGGCGCCGTCGTGTCGACCTATGCGCTGGGCACCATGACGTTCGGGCACGAGACGGACGAGGACGGCTCGCACGCTCAGCTCGACCGGTACGTGGAGGCCGGCGGCACCCTGATCGACACCGCTGACGTGTACTCGGCGGGCGTGTCCGAGGAGATCGTCGGCCGCTGGCTGGCGAAGAGCTCGGCGCGGGACGGCGTGGTCCTGGCGACGAAGGGCCGCTTCCCGACCGGCGACGGCGCGAACGACGTCGGTACCTCCCGGCGGCACCTGCGGCGGGCGCTCGACGCCTCGTTGCAGCGGCTCGGGGTCGATCACGTCGACCTGTACCAGTTGCACGCGTGGGACCCGGTGACGCCGTTGCAGGAGACGCTCAGCTTCCTGGAGGACGCGGTCCGCGACGGCAAGATCGCGTACGGCGGTCTGTCGAACTTCACCGGCTGGCAACTGCAGAAGGCGTGCGGGCTGATCGAGAAGTACGGCTGGTCGCCGTTGGTCACGCTGCAGCCGCAGTACAACCTGCTGGTGCGCGAGATCGAGTGGGAGATCGTGCCGGCCGCGCAGGACAACGGGCTCGGGCTGTTGCCGTGGTCGCCGCTCGGCGGTGGGTGGCTCACCGGGAAGTACTCGTTCGACGAGGCGCCGACGGGCGCCACGCGGTTGGGGGAGAACCCGGAGCGTGGCGTCGAGGCGTGGGCGCGGCGGAACAAGAACGAGCGGGTCCGGGCGGTCGTCGAGACGGTCCGGAAGATCGCGGCGGAGCGCGGGATCTCGATGGCGCAGGTCGCGCTCGCCTGGCTCGTCGACCGGCCGGCCGTGACGTCCGTGATCCTTGGTGCGCGCACTCTCGACCAGCTGAACGACAACCTGGCCGCCGCCGACCTGCATCTCACCGACGACGAGCGCACCCACCTGGACGCCGCCAGCGACCCGGGTGCGGCCGACTACCCGTACGGCGGCCCGGGCGTCGCCCAGCGGGACCGCCCGGTCACCGGCGGCCGCGGCTGA
- a CDS encoding M50 family metallopeptidase, which yields MNDVWDSITSTQPAPSLRVLIGTGVVALLLIAWRPIWRYTRQVVTIAHEGAHGLVAALAGRKLAGIRLHSDTSGVTVSRGKPTGAGMIAVLLAGYPGPALFGLAAAFVLGQGYAVALLWGLLLALVVLLLQIRNLFGLWSVVVFGAVVFAVSWWGSADVQSAFAYLLTWFLLLAAPRAVIELQHSRRGGGGRSSDADQLRRLTGVPALVWVAFFGLITLVCLGLGVLWSGVLPSQ from the coding sequence GTGAACGACGTCTGGGACAGCATCACCAGCACGCAGCCCGCCCCGTCGCTGCGAGTGCTGATCGGGACCGGGGTCGTCGCGCTGCTGCTGATCGCCTGGCGCCCGATCTGGCGCTACACCCGGCAGGTGGTGACGATCGCGCACGAGGGCGCGCACGGTCTGGTCGCCGCGCTGGCCGGGCGCAAGCTCGCCGGGATCCGGCTGCACTCAGACACCTCCGGCGTCACCGTGTCCCGCGGCAAACCGACCGGCGCCGGGATGATCGCGGTACTGCTCGCGGGGTACCCGGGTCCCGCCCTGTTCGGACTCGCGGCCGCGTTCGTCCTCGGCCAGGGGTACGCCGTCGCGTTGCTGTGGGGACTCCTGCTCGCGTTGGTGGTCCTGCTGCTGCAGATCCGGAACCTGTTCGGGCTGTGGTCCGTGGTGGTGTTCGGCGCCGTGGTATTCGCGGTGTCGTGGTGGGGGTCGGCCGACGTGCAGTCCGCGTTCGCGTACCTGCTCACCTGGTTCCTGCTGCTGGCGGCACCACGGGCGGTGATCGAGTTGCAACACTCCCGGCGCGGAGGAGGCGGCCGCAGCTCCGACGCGGACCAGCTCCGCCGTCTCACCGGTGTCCCGGCGCTGGTCTGGGTCGCCTTCTTCGGGCTCATCACCCTGGTCTGCCTCGGCCTCGGCGTTCTCTGGTCCGGCGTCCTTCCCAGTCAGTGA